Proteins encoded in a region of the Streptomyces sp. NBC_01471 genome:
- a CDS encoding integrin alpha has protein sequence MHRQLRTALATAAAAALTGGLLVVTASTATAATPSGTRGDFNGDGYGDVAVTAPLASVNGTSGAGSVSILYGSKSGAGAAKVQTVSQNSAGVPGAAEKDDTFGGTAAAGDFNGDGYLVTFNSNGKKLAATGKGYGLTATKVSAAGTPLLGFGMTG, from the coding sequence ATGCACAGACAGCTCCGTACCGCCCTCGCCACCGCGGCGGCCGCCGCCCTCACCGGCGGACTGCTCGTGGTCACGGCGAGCACCGCCACCGCCGCCACGCCCTCGGGCACCCGGGGCGACTTCAACGGCGACGGCTACGGGGACGTGGCGGTGACCGCCCCTCTCGCCAGTGTCAACGGCACGTCGGGCGCGGGCTCCGTCTCCATCCTGTACGGCTCGAAGTCCGGGGCGGGCGCCGCCAAGGTGCAGACGGTCAGCCAGAACAGCGCCGGTGTCCCCGGCGCCGCCGAGAAGGACGACACCTTCGGCGGCACGGCCGCCGCCGGCGACTTCAACGGCGACGGCTACCTCGTGACGTTCAACTCGAACGGCAAGAAGCTCGCCGCAACCGGCAAGGGCTACGGCCTGACCGCGACCAAGGTGTCGGCCGCGGGCACCCCGCTGCTGGGCTTCGGAATGACGGGCTGA
- a CDS encoding Yip1 family protein, whose product MAGFRIGRGRDNRTSQENPQRQQQRGPQQQPYGRQAPPPPYGGAAGPQPSHPRAQQHQWPPQAQQQPYGEPEYFGDPYQGPGQGQGPGDPYRGGQAGYGGPPADPYASSADNPGHTQAFSIGEDPYGDGNTYRAGQTAAPPAGPRLHWKELLRGIVMRPGPTFWQMRDHKVWGPALTITFIYGLLALFGFDQARDDAVHATLSNAVPYVLTTGVAFVLGGLILGVVTHTLARQLGGDGAWQPTVGLSMLIMSITDAPRLLFAVFLGGENGFVQVLGWATWIAAGALFTSMVSKSHDLPWPKALAASSIQLIALLSLLKLGTL is encoded by the coding sequence GTGGCTGGATTCAGGATCGGACGCGGCCGGGACAACCGCACGTCGCAAGAGAACCCGCAGCGGCAGCAGCAGCGGGGACCGCAGCAGCAGCCGTACGGCAGGCAGGCACCGCCTCCGCCGTACGGCGGCGCGGCTGGGCCCCAGCCGTCGCACCCGCGGGCGCAGCAGCATCAGTGGCCCCCGCAGGCCCAGCAGCAGCCGTACGGCGAACCGGAGTACTTCGGGGACCCGTACCAGGGGCCGGGGCAGGGACAGGGGCCGGGTGACCCGTACCGGGGCGGGCAGGCCGGGTACGGCGGCCCGCCCGCGGACCCGTACGCGAGCAGCGCGGACAACCCCGGTCACACCCAGGCCTTCAGCATCGGCGAGGACCCGTACGGCGACGGCAACACCTACCGGGCCGGGCAGACCGCGGCTCCGCCCGCGGGACCGCGCCTGCACTGGAAGGAGCTGCTGCGCGGCATCGTGATGCGCCCGGGGCCGACGTTCTGGCAGATGCGCGACCACAAGGTGTGGGGACCCGCGCTGACCATCACGTTCATCTACGGGCTGCTCGCGCTCTTCGGGTTCGACCAGGCCCGTGACGACGCCGTCCACGCGACGCTGTCCAACGCCGTCCCGTACGTCCTGACGACCGGTGTCGCCTTCGTCCTGGGCGGGCTGATCCTGGGCGTGGTGACCCACACGCTCGCCCGTCAGCTCGGTGGCGACGGCGCGTGGCAGCCGACCGTGGGCCTCTCCATGCTGATCATGTCGATCACGGACGCGCCCCGGCTGCTCTTCGCGGTGTTCCTCGGCGGCGAGAACGGCTTCGTCCAGGTGCTCGGATGGGCGACCTGGATCGCGGCGGGCGCGCTCTTCACCTCCATGGTGAGCAAGTCGCACGACCTGCCGTGGCCGAAGGCGCTGGCCGCCTCGTCGATCCAGCTGATCGCGCTGCTGTCGCTGCTGAAGCTCGGCACGCTCTGA
- a CDS encoding zinc ribbon domain-containing protein produces MTTQPPGDPGRTRERTRTCAECGTPSSPGHSFCEGCGAVLSWSPGERAAAAPDPAPAAAAGEDDEPSTLPVPVVRGGGSGRQDDAPDTFGAGDRASGDRGAAGQAGTGPDAPAPDRAFPNQAGPGGAAPHHGTPDRPLPDYANPDNSAQNNPIPDNSALNNPALGHPAPPPSAHRPDAVAPGWDASAGQDEAARAAAAAAANERARALLVPVADPERRTPAAPSVSPVLPGRPDAARPLVQGPAATPDGDGGYACPWCATGNRPDRHFCRRCGMSMAERPEGPARLPWWRRMFAGNREVPWAGDRPRLRSGFGWILSWVAGAAALGLIIWGALNTGAAVQAIGDHFAKRTPIAPDTRSASHSFTGHGPVNAFDEYNNTYWEPGVSQDGRGEWLQAGFQNPVRLLDIIITPGISIQAADLAHSARPHRLDAVITRANGKVVERHLNLDQGSGPQRVDFRVGSVSSVRFVLRTGYGISADKQVAIAEIEFFGRAGSTS; encoded by the coding sequence ATGACCACTCAGCCCCCAGGCGACCCGGGACGGACGCGGGAGCGCACCCGCACATGCGCCGAGTGCGGTACGCCCTCCTCGCCCGGCCACTCCTTCTGCGAGGGCTGTGGCGCCGTCCTCAGCTGGTCCCCGGGCGAACGGGCCGCCGCCGCACCGGACCCGGCCCCGGCTGCCGCGGCCGGCGAGGACGACGAGCCGAGCACCCTGCCGGTCCCGGTCGTACGGGGCGGTGGCAGTGGGCGGCAGGACGACGCACCGGACACCTTCGGTGCGGGCGACCGGGCGTCGGGCGACCGTGGCGCCGCGGGCCAGGCCGGCACCGGCCCGGACGCCCCGGCCCCGGACCGCGCGTTCCCGAACCAGGCGGGACCGGGCGGCGCGGCCCCTCACCACGGGACCCCGGACCGGCCACTCCCGGACTACGCGAATCCGGACAACTCTGCCCAGAACAATCCGATCCCTGACAACTCGGCTTTGAACAATCCGGCCCTGGGCCACCCGGCCCCGCCGCCCTCGGCGCACCGCCCCGACGCGGTCGCCCCCGGGTGGGACGCGTCCGCCGGACAGGACGAGGCGGCCCGGGCCGCCGCGGCGGCGGCCGCGAACGAGCGCGCCCGCGCCCTGCTCGTCCCGGTCGCCGACCCGGAACGGCGTACGCCGGCGGCTCCCTCCGTCTCGCCCGTGCTGCCGGGCCGCCCGGACGCCGCGCGCCCGCTCGTACAGGGACCGGCCGCCACGCCCGACGGCGACGGCGGCTACGCCTGCCCCTGGTGCGCCACGGGCAACCGGCCCGACCGGCACTTCTGCCGCCGCTGCGGGATGAGCATGGCGGAGCGCCCCGAGGGCCCGGCCAGGCTTCCGTGGTGGCGCAGGATGTTCGCCGGGAACCGGGAGGTGCCGTGGGCCGGTGACCGGCCCCGGCTGCGCAGCGGGTTCGGCTGGATCCTCAGCTGGGTGGCGGGCGCCGCGGCCCTGGGGCTCATCATCTGGGGTGCGCTCAACACCGGTGCGGCGGTCCAGGCGATCGGCGACCACTTCGCCAAGCGCACTCCGATCGCCCCCGACACCCGCAGCGCCTCGCACTCCTTCACCGGTCACGGCCCGGTCAACGCCTTCGACGAGTACAACAACACCTACTGGGAGCCCGGTGTCTCGCAGGACGGCCGGGGCGAGTGGCTCCAGGCCGGCTTCCAGAACCCGGTCCGGCTGCTCGACATCATCATCACGCCCGGCATCTCCATCCAGGCCGCCGACCTCGCGCACTCCGCCAGGCCGCACCGTCTCGACGCGGTCATCACCCGGGCGAACGGCAAGGTCGTCGAGCGGCACCTCAACCTCGACCAGGGCAGCGGCCCGCAGCGCGTCGACTTCCGTGTCGGGTCGGTCTCCTCGGTCCGCTTCGTCCTGCGCACCGGCTACGGGATCTCGGCCGACAAGCAGGTCGCGATCGCCGAGATCGAGTTCTTCGGACGTGCCGGCTCCACTTCCTGA
- a CDS encoding phage tail protein, which translates to MRGSVDGLGSSAPLGLMLPAVFADDELAQRFVAGLDEVLAPIHNVLDCLDSYFTPSLAPADFTRWLADWVGAETDGADRTGGPEGEAVLRAAVAAAAHLHRIRGTRRGLAEAVRLTFGVEPVITESGAADWDARPLGPVPGGRRPSLRVSLVLPDPAPGDQHRLESLVEAARPAHMPFTVQVTAAERTPGK; encoded by the coding sequence GTGAGGGGCTCCGTCGACGGTCTGGGCTCCTCCGCGCCGCTGGGTCTGATGCTTCCCGCGGTCTTCGCCGACGACGAACTCGCGCAGCGCTTCGTCGCCGGTCTGGACGAGGTGCTCGCCCCGATCCACAACGTGCTCGACTGCCTCGACTCCTACTTCACCCCGTCGCTGGCGCCCGCCGACTTCACCCGCTGGCTCGCGGACTGGGTCGGCGCCGAGACGGACGGTGCCGACCGCACCGGCGGACCGGAGGGCGAAGCCGTGCTCCGGGCCGCGGTGGCCGCAGCCGCCCATCTGCACCGCATCCGCGGCACCCGGCGCGGTCTCGCCGAGGCGGTCCGGCTGACGTTCGGCGTCGAGCCGGTGATCACCGAGAGCGGGGCGGCCGACTGGGACGCCCGCCCGCTCGGGCCCGTCCCCGGCGGCCGACGTCCGAGCCTGCGCGTGTCGTTGGTGCTGCCCGACCCGGCCCCCGGCGACCAGCACCGTCTGGAGAGTCTCGTCGAAGCCGCCCGCCCCGCCCACATGCCCTTCACGGTCCAGGTGACCGCGGCCGAAAGGACCCCCGGCAAATGA
- a CDS encoding putative baseplate assembly protein: MALPSPHLDDRRFQQFVDDAKRYIQQRAPEWTDHNVSDPGVTLVETVAHMADQIVYRLNRVPEKNHLAFLDLIGITLFPPSAARTDVTFWLSAPLDEPVRLPVGTEIATARTESEEAVVFATERELTVFSCELAYLVVQRNGETAADRTSELAEGKDLLCFSESPQPGDCLMFGLTSAVPHCAVALTLDSRVDGVGVDPRQPPLVWEAWTEDGWTACEVDRDGTGGLNRPGEVVLHIPGGHTKSRSGRREAGWLRCRVTEPATGQPFYTTSPTVRSAEGFTIGGTTGAVHAETVRDEALGESTGLPGQRLRLAAAPIVGDVPPLNLQIAERDGWIDWDVVPHFAASGPDDRHLTLDAATGEIAFGPSVREPDGTLRQYGAVPPKGAVIRARAYRTGGGRAGNVARGAVQVLRNSVPYVSEVVNREAARGGVDGETVDEAKARAPITLRAQDRAVTLRDYEELARRAAPETARITCLEGDSDEHGAHAVRVLVVPQAVPDPGGWLRFEQLVPGDALLERITRYLDERRLLGTRLAVGPPYYQGVTVVATLHAFRGADTDKVRRQAHEALYRHLDPLTGGAHGTGWPFGRPVQSGEVFAVLQRVPGVELVDEVLLHPADPLTGKRGDPTERIDLESPSLVFSFDHRVRVIGDGS; the protein is encoded by the coding sequence ATGGCACTGCCCTCTCCCCACCTCGACGACCGCCGCTTCCAGCAGTTCGTCGACGACGCCAAGCGCTACATCCAGCAGCGCGCCCCGGAGTGGACGGACCACAACGTGTCCGACCCCGGGGTCACGCTCGTCGAGACGGTCGCCCACATGGCCGACCAGATCGTCTACCGGCTCAACCGCGTCCCCGAGAAGAACCACCTGGCCTTCCTGGACCTCATCGGGATCACCCTGTTCCCGCCGTCCGCCGCGCGCACCGACGTCACCTTCTGGCTGTCGGCGCCGCTGGACGAGCCGGTCCGGCTGCCCGTGGGCACCGAGATAGCCACCGCCCGCACCGAGAGCGAGGAAGCGGTCGTCTTCGCCACCGAGCGCGAACTCACCGTCTTCTCCTGCGAGCTGGCGTATCTGGTGGTCCAGCGCAACGGCGAGACCGCCGCCGACCGTACGTCGGAGCTGGCCGAGGGCAAGGACCTGCTCTGCTTCTCCGAGTCGCCGCAGCCCGGCGACTGCCTGATGTTCGGGCTCACCTCGGCCGTCCCGCACTGCGCGGTGGCGCTGACCCTCGACAGCCGTGTCGACGGTGTCGGTGTCGACCCCCGGCAGCCCCCGCTGGTGTGGGAGGCGTGGACCGAGGACGGCTGGACCGCCTGCGAGGTGGACCGGGACGGCACCGGTGGCCTCAACCGCCCCGGCGAGGTCGTCCTGCACATCCCCGGTGGCCACACCAAGTCCCGCAGCGGGCGCCGCGAGGCCGGCTGGCTGCGCTGTCGGGTCACCGAACCCGCCACCGGGCAGCCCTTCTACACGACGTCGCCCACCGTGCGGTCGGCCGAGGGGTTCACCATCGGCGGCACCACCGGCGCCGTGCACGCCGAGACCGTGCGCGACGAGGCGCTGGGGGAGTCCACCGGGCTCCCCGGCCAGCGGCTGCGGCTCGCCGCCGCCCCGATCGTCGGTGACGTACCGCCGCTGAACCTCCAGATCGCCGAGCGCGACGGCTGGATCGACTGGGACGTCGTCCCGCACTTCGCCGCGTCCGGCCCCGACGACCGGCACCTGACCCTCGACGCGGCCACCGGCGAGATCGCCTTCGGCCCCTCCGTACGCGAACCCGACGGCACCCTGCGCCAGTACGGTGCGGTGCCGCCGAAGGGCGCCGTCATCCGCGCCCGCGCCTACCGGACCGGCGGCGGACGGGCCGGCAACGTCGCCCGCGGCGCCGTGCAGGTGCTGCGCAACTCCGTCCCGTACGTCTCCGAGGTCGTCAACCGCGAGGCCGCCAGGGGCGGCGTCGACGGCGAGACCGTCGACGAGGCCAAGGCCCGCGCCCCGATCACCCTGCGCGCCCAGGACCGTGCGGTGACCCTGCGCGACTACGAGGAGCTGGCCCGGCGCGCTGCCCCGGAGACCGCCCGTATCACCTGCCTCGAAGGCGACTCCGACGAACACGGCGCCCATGCCGTACGGGTCCTGGTCGTGCCGCAGGCGGTGCCGGACCCGGGCGGCTGGCTGCGTTTCGAGCAACTGGTGCCCGGCGACGCGCTGCTGGAGCGGATCACCCGCTACCTGGACGAGCGGCGGCTGCTCGGCACCCGGCTCGCGGTGGGGCCGCCCTACTACCAGGGCGTCACCGTTGTCGCGACGCTGCACGCCTTCCGCGGCGCCGACACCGACAAGGTCAGGCGGCAGGCGCACGAGGCGCTCTACCGGCACCTCGACCCGCTGACCGGCGGCGCCCACGGCACGGGGTGGCCGTTCGGGCGTCCGGTGCAGTCCGGCGAGGTCTTCGCGGTCCTCCAGCGGGTGCCGGGCGTGGAGCTGGTCGACGAGGTACTGCTGCACCCGGCCGACCCGCTGACCGGCAAGCGCGGCGACCCGACCGAGCGGATCGACCTCGAATCCCCGTCCCTGGTCTTCTCGTTCGACCACCGCGTCCGGGTCATCGGGGACGGATCGTGA
- a CDS encoding GPW/gp25 family protein, giving the protein MAEQFVGTGWAFPLRIGPTGGIAMVSGEREVEEAIRLVLATAPGERPMRPDFGCAIHDMVFAPVNEATAGRIQHEVYVSLDRWEPRIEVEDVEVSAGEEQGVLFIDVRYSIRGTNNPRSLVFPFYVIPSHDEPSSDAGPATESER; this is encoded by the coding sequence ATGGCAGAGCAATTCGTCGGCACCGGCTGGGCGTTCCCCCTGCGTATCGGCCCCACCGGTGGCATCGCCATGGTCAGCGGGGAGCGCGAGGTCGAGGAGGCCATCCGGCTCGTCCTCGCCACCGCTCCCGGCGAACGCCCGATGCGACCCGACTTCGGCTGCGCCATCCACGACATGGTCTTCGCCCCCGTCAACGAGGCGACGGCCGGCCGTATCCAGCACGAGGTGTACGTGAGCCTCGACCGCTGGGAGCCGCGCATCGAGGTGGAGGACGTGGAGGTGAGCGCCGGGGAAGAGCAGGGCGTGCTCTTCATCGACGTCCGGTACTCGATCCGCGGCACCAACAACCCGCGCAGCCTGGTCTTCCCGTTCTACGTCATTCCCTCCCACGACGAGCCGTCCTCGGATGCGGGACCGGCCACCGAAAGCGAACGCTGA
- a CDS encoding VgrG-related protein → MTQIGYSNVLHVTIGGAPLNKELSSLLVAGWVDFGAGVPGAFQLTFRDHKKKVLSESGADIGKKVVIAPVADGQGAQSPLITGEITGLEIDYDGTGTMTVIRGYDGGHRMLRQRRVIGYRNMTASDIARKLAGQDKLKIGNIDATKGIYEYITQANVTDWDFLCRLADENERVLSVDSKGEFQFAKADKASGAPPVSTPSEKSPFVLEAGVDILRCRAAVTSADQVASAEARGWDVTAKRDLVGKSPATSNPGISIGTTPAKASSKFGPATIVETDTPYDKQSEVKNAASALADDVTAAFAELEVTVRGNPKLRPGVPVALADVGDPFEGKYTVTAARHSFGDGRHYETFLTVSGRQWRSLYGLTSGGASPSPRLPSVANALVTDIKDPLKQGRVKLRFPWLDDMYISDWTRTVQFGGSKGGGIIAPDAGDEVLVAFDRGALDHPFVIGGLYNGKDKPGTNDVQPYDRTSGRATRHTLADRSNNRVDLLDQRVGGKRGVRISSGDDRLTINLDRTKTEITVDSRGSVTIKGTRSVSIEAGKDLSLKAGGKISIMSGGMLDLTGSVINAKAAGALNMESGGELGLNVGGLLAIDAIGSIQMNAVADIAIKAIRVDLLGLVFANDMPVV, encoded by the coding sequence ATGACCCAGATCGGTTACTCCAATGTCCTCCATGTCACCATCGGCGGGGCGCCGCTGAACAAGGAGCTCTCCTCGCTGCTGGTCGCGGGCTGGGTGGACTTCGGCGCGGGGGTGCCCGGAGCCTTCCAGCTCACCTTCCGCGACCACAAGAAGAAGGTGCTCTCCGAATCCGGTGCCGACATCGGCAAGAAGGTCGTCATCGCACCGGTCGCCGACGGCCAGGGCGCCCAGTCCCCCCTGATCACCGGTGAGATCACCGGCCTGGAGATCGACTACGACGGCACCGGCACCATGACGGTCATCCGCGGCTACGACGGCGGCCACCGGATGCTGCGGCAGCGGCGGGTGATCGGGTACCGGAACATGACCGCGTCCGACATCGCCCGGAAGCTCGCGGGGCAGGACAAGCTGAAGATCGGCAACATCGATGCCACGAAGGGCATCTACGAGTACATCACCCAGGCCAATGTCACCGACTGGGACTTCCTGTGCCGGCTCGCCGACGAGAACGAACGGGTGCTGTCCGTCGACTCCAAGGGCGAGTTCCAGTTCGCCAAGGCCGACAAGGCGTCCGGCGCCCCGCCGGTCAGCACGCCGAGTGAGAAGAGCCCGTTCGTCCTGGAGGCCGGGGTCGACATCCTGCGCTGCCGCGCCGCCGTCACCTCCGCCGATCAGGTGGCCTCCGCCGAGGCGCGCGGCTGGGACGTGACGGCCAAGCGCGACCTCGTCGGCAAGTCGCCCGCCACCTCCAACCCGGGGATCTCCATCGGCACCACACCGGCGAAGGCCAGCAGCAAGTTCGGGCCCGCGACGATCGTCGAGACGGACACCCCGTACGACAAGCAGAGCGAGGTGAAGAACGCCGCGTCGGCCCTCGCCGACGACGTCACCGCGGCCTTCGCCGAGCTGGAGGTGACCGTGCGCGGCAACCCCAAGCTGCGGCCCGGGGTGCCGGTCGCCCTGGCCGACGTGGGCGACCCGTTCGAGGGCAAGTACACGGTGACCGCCGCCCGCCACTCGTTCGGCGACGGCCGGCACTACGAGACGTTCCTGACGGTCAGCGGCCGCCAGTGGCGTTCGCTGTATGGGCTCACCTCGGGCGGGGCGAGCCCGTCGCCGCGGCTGCCCAGCGTGGCCAACGCGCTGGTCACCGACATCAAGGACCCGCTGAAGCAGGGCCGCGTCAAGCTGCGCTTCCCGTGGCTCGACGACATGTACATCAGCGACTGGACCCGCACCGTGCAGTTCGGCGGGTCGAAGGGCGGCGGCATCATCGCGCCCGACGCCGGGGACGAGGTGCTGGTGGCCTTCGACCGCGGCGCCCTGGACCACCCGTTCGTGATCGGCGGCCTCTACAACGGCAAGGACAAGCCGGGCACCAACGACGTCCAGCCGTACGACCGCACCAGCGGCCGGGCCACCCGGCACACGCTGGCCGACCGCAGCAACAACCGGGTCGACCTGCTCGACCAGCGGGTGGGCGGCAAACGCGGGGTCCGCATCAGCAGCGGCGACGACCGGCTCACCATCAACCTGGACCGCACCAAGACCGAGATCACCGTCGACAGCAGGGGGTCCGTCACCATCAAGGGCACCCGGTCGGTGTCCATCGAGGCGGGCAAGGACCTGTCGCTGAAGGCGGGCGGCAAGATCTCGATCATGAGCGGTGGGATGCTCGACCTGACGGGGTCGGTCATCAACGCCAAGGCCGCCGGTGCGCTCAACATGGAATCGGGTGGCGAACTGGGCCTGAACGTCGGCGGTCTGCTGGCCATCGACGCAATCGGCAGCATCCAGATGAACGCGGTCGCGGACATCGCCATCAAGGCCATCAGGGTGGACCTGCTGGGCCTCGTCTTCGCCAACGACATGCCGGTGGTCTGA
- a CDS encoding LysM peptidoglycan-binding domain-containing protein, with the protein MASTGGKGGKGGAGKSLIRATLAIHQPPVGYSTTPGGLIRTFNFDFNPSQLALSRRAQWKTTPTAAVRDGAVPEFMGPEPREMTVEVFLDTSDEPDSNDVRKNVEALFSCCEVTSASIAAKQPSTPWVVFQWGAFSTARFTAYVSSVDATYSLFSTTGVPIRATCQVHLHEIPSKTAGQNPTSGALTARRVHRVVAGDSLQFLAWREYGDATVWRTIAEANGIDNPGQLSPGTELMLPAAEEVGH; encoded by the coding sequence ATGGCGAGTACCGGAGGCAAGGGCGGTAAGGGCGGCGCGGGCAAGAGCCTGATACGTGCGACGCTCGCGATCCACCAGCCGCCCGTCGGCTACAGCACCACGCCCGGCGGGCTGATCCGCACGTTCAACTTCGACTTCAACCCGTCCCAGCTGGCGCTGAGCCGCCGCGCCCAGTGGAAGACCACCCCCACGGCGGCGGTGCGCGACGGCGCGGTGCCGGAGTTCATGGGGCCCGAACCCCGTGAGATGACCGTCGAGGTGTTCCTGGACACCTCCGACGAGCCGGACAGCAACGACGTCCGGAAGAACGTCGAAGCGCTCTTCTCCTGCTGCGAGGTGACCTCGGCGAGCATCGCGGCGAAGCAGCCGTCGACGCCGTGGGTGGTCTTCCAGTGGGGTGCGTTCTCGACCGCGCGCTTCACCGCGTACGTCAGCTCGGTGGACGCCACGTACAGCCTCTTCAGCACCACGGGTGTGCCGATCCGCGCCACCTGCCAGGTGCATCTGCACGAGATCCCGAGCAAGACCGCCGGGCAGAACCCCACATCCGGCGCGCTCACCGCACGCCGGGTGCACCGGGTCGTCGCGGGGGACTCGCTCCAGTTCCTCGCCTGGCGCGAGTACGGTGACGCCACCGTCTGGCGGACCATCGCCGAGGCCAACGGCATCGACAATCCGGGGCAGTTGAGCCCGGGCACCGAACTCATGCTCCCTGCCGCCGAAGAGGTCGGCCACTGA
- a CDS encoding phage tail protein encodes MPQDQDPGSTIFFSLSIDGESLGTFNGCEGLSSQVEIEQRQEGGNNGFVWQLPSRVTFSNITLTRPLTPDTSKVAAWISSITTGVTRPTAQISALRADGSLVARWGLIDVLPVSWRGPSLNPSNPSVAVETLEITHHGFTD; translated from the coding sequence ATGCCCCAGGACCAGGATCCCGGCTCCACCATCTTCTTCAGCCTGTCCATCGACGGAGAGAGCCTGGGCACGTTCAACGGCTGCGAAGGGCTCTCCTCCCAGGTGGAGATCGAGCAGCGGCAGGAGGGCGGCAACAACGGCTTCGTCTGGCAGCTGCCGTCCCGGGTCACGTTCTCCAACATCACGCTGACGCGCCCGCTCACCCCGGACACCTCGAAGGTCGCGGCCTGGATCTCCTCCATCACCACCGGTGTCACCCGGCCCACGGCGCAGATCTCCGCGCTGCGCGCCGACGGTTCACTCGTCGCCCGCTGGGGGCTCATCGATGTGCTGCCGGTGAGCTGGCGCGGTCCTTCGCTGAACCCGTCGAACCCCTCGGTGGCCGTCGAGACCCTGGAGATCACCCACCACGGATTCACGGACTAG
- a CDS encoding DUF6760 family protein — protein MTYATERVHEEIAYIAYHFHWSLEDILDLEHRDRRQYAEQIATLVTRASAER, from the coding sequence GTGACGTACGCGACCGAACGTGTCCACGAGGAGATCGCGTACATCGCCTACCACTTCCACTGGAGCCTGGAGGACATCCTGGACCTCGAACACCGCGACCGGCGCCAGTATGCCGAGCAGATCGCCACGCTCGTGACCCGCGCGTCGGCTGAGCGGTAA
- a CDS encoding phage tail protein, whose product MSLMPGDSLTSHNFGLQIDGVMVEYLQEVNGLDMTQDVIEFQQVSANGQPITKKLPGVKKAGEATVVRGMTQSKSFNDWINASVRGDMGSARKNASIIVMDYQNSPVKRYHLRNAWCSKVAASTVKAGEASALTETVTITYEEMIME is encoded by the coding sequence ATGAGCCTCATGCCCGGCGATTCGCTCACTTCACATAATTTCGGTCTCCAGATCGACGGCGTCATGGTCGAGTACCTCCAGGAGGTCAACGGCCTGGACATGACGCAGGACGTCATCGAGTTCCAGCAGGTCTCGGCGAACGGCCAGCCCATCACCAAGAAGCTGCCCGGCGTGAAGAAGGCCGGAGAGGCCACCGTCGTCCGCGGTATGACCCAGTCCAAGTCCTTCAACGACTGGATCAACGCCTCCGTACGCGGCGACATGGGCTCGGCCCGCAAGAACGCCTCCATCATCGTGATGGACTACCAGAACAGCCCCGTGAAGCGTTACCACCTTCGCAACGCCTGGTGCAGCAAGGTCGCGGCCAGCACGGTGAAGGCGGGCGAGGCCTCGGCCCTCACCGAGACCGTCACGATCACCTACGAAGAAATGATCATGGAGTAA